In Bacillus toyonensis BCT-7112, a single window of DNA contains:
- a CDS encoding class I SAM-dependent methyltransferase: protein MLYKEALGLETYDWNSKLTYLKNTRDLYYNDDYVSFLVNSVWKINKPVHIVDFGCGYGYLGLVLMPLLPEGSKYTGIDSGETLLAEARELFHLLPYESEFIEGDATEIELNDKYDIAICHAFLLHMNTPKMMLEKMIHAIKKGGKIICFEPHWISNMSSYVLDGENQSEIIKLGALQKLFEKDAQRNGKDGNIGMKIPMYLSKLGVKNIECRVSDKVNFLDSSMHHNDKHSLYHSLREEGIADNPGDKQQFIERLMIRGLTYDEALAQYEAELRFFKALHIHSSLVYAPNMKITFGDIEC from the coding sequence ATGTTATATAAGGAGGCGTTAGGTTTGGAAACATACGACTGGAACAGTAAACTAACATATTTAAAAAATACAAGAGATTTATATTACAACGACGATTATGTAAGTTTTTTAGTAAATTCAGTTTGGAAGATTAATAAGCCCGTACATATCGTTGATTTCGGTTGTGGATATGGTTATTTAGGCTTAGTATTAATGCCGTTACTTCCAGAAGGTTCAAAGTATACAGGCATTGATAGTGGAGAAACATTACTTGCTGAAGCGAGAGAGTTGTTTCATCTACTTCCATATGAATCAGAATTTATTGAGGGGGATGCTACAGAAATTGAATTGAACGATAAATACGATATAGCAATCTGTCATGCTTTCCTATTACATATGAATACTCCAAAAATGATGTTAGAAAAAATGATACATGCAATTAAAAAAGGTGGTAAAATAATCTGTTTTGAACCACATTGGATTTCAAATATGTCTTCATATGTCTTAGATGGAGAGAATCAATCGGAAATTATTAAACTAGGTGCTTTGCAGAAGTTATTTGAAAAAGACGCGCAGAGAAACGGTAAAGATGGAAATATTGGCATGAAAATACCGATGTATTTAAGTAAATTAGGTGTGAAAAATATTGAGTGTAGAGTGAGCGATAAAGTGAACTTTTTAGACTCTAGTATGCATCACAATGATAAACACAGTTTGTATCATTCATTAAGAGAAGAGGGGATTGCGGACAACCCGGGTGATAAACAGCAATTTATAGAACGTTTAATGATAAGAGGATTAACATATGATGAAGCATTAGCTCAATATGAAGCAGAACTACGATTTTTTAAAGCGCTCCATATACATTCATCTTTAGTATATGCTCCGAATATGAAAATTACATTTGGTGACATAGAATGTTAA
- a CDS encoding bacteriocin-processing peptidase family protein: MLDFKQLEACLKDKRFVDGLQEINNEISYIKETNTLSYVKTWLANIPSHKEFDILIRLTDEGLMHQYSSFLIRYAYKKFPNMRTLSLYCDELIDERKILEAEQLLKDSLEEADKEEIDDDFLAKTYFTLVRCLLEMKRNEEALIYMQKAEEYSTRAVFDKWGYVYMHTGEWEKAEEQFLAGKQHKDCEELSTYLLSQLYANKGEQKHALQLIDDAIVKFPQVPYFHFEKVKYLLDLAKYEEMLEVIDNINSTLPYHAYETYFVHLRAEALYKMNKLVDLQQLLKEEKSLKGSLYHNLEKNPDGKKVHLPIVPIVQKDNYCVPTSLEMMLQLWGEKRTQDEIAEFIFDMTGSKFSDTVSYIEELGYEYRYFKGNEEIYKILLDRKIPVLLSIDIEHASHVQVLSGYDDTLQAFYVQDPNFIEPVLVEYSKLQEKYRYTGCLAITFVPKEKKEKLAFLSEEENHYFKSIFSLTDHLDEQDKEGINNLVQFLKETSDNRNTWLYTMKHLDVEVDKEFILYCIEKLMEKFPNSDFVKLHGAQCFIRLQEMEKAEQMLASVEKKNNRALYHLINGRYAFEQESYIEAITSFRSSLQLDADQPIAWSFLALSYMYIDQSENALQFSQVAVERSPERFTLTNHGLILIDLERYEEAYEIFNNLLREYKNEAHVWYERARCAHQLGKLHLAIKGLKVAIQLDSNAPYIYTKLSEIYESDLKDEKSTKEILLKGIENCDDKASLYVRLGDYHFQNDSLEEAETLYKRALEEDNEDVYSHFGLTQVYMAKERYDEAKEYILGLETQIEKSQDFLMNAGMVLWDAEVELGGNEDGFKVALSKLESGIKQSEYNVASALDEYVNRIKGTVFVQRGIAFLRTLQKERNEVSEYSCYAGILHESIGQYGQAMKRYNKAIEQKKTALPYYRIGETLMALGQLTEAKQAYETCLELDENFLGVHLQLAEIYEKEEDRFKEQIHMVQAMKEEPLYINMEYLAQLSVEINLQEELLKELEHLAGEVPEIWRLDAIAYVYGAMDEIDKEQAQIEEALQLDSEHAEVLYHYVKVLVKKRDAKAIEVAMKVIQKDVNNERIFDVYVKAVEQHKKLSNIRDFLHTLKVKKAERSTAFMCAAAAVTERWIERQQNEQPKKSIFTRAFYRMKNRAKEISMVTTIIELYEISLKLNPKNSMAAQRFGLFYENVSMNKEAIDVLQTSLENKWDYEVAKQLVNLFIECEDEDLLQDAVELMKQLVRELPDDYDTLLIQAQVFLKVGEEGKAEKICLQLTEKTPFVSRGFLALGEIYQSQERYEEAIQLLEDASIHHPNDTAILLSLASSYHSAGQTIKAEKITSEVVTMDTSDLLARYDHACYLALLNRNAEAKEELEHVLREDESGFFAELIEEDEDLARLREFEK; this comes from the coding sequence ATGCTAGATTTTAAGCAGTTAGAAGCTTGTTTGAAAGACAAGAGATTTGTAGATGGATTACAGGAAATAAATAATGAAATTTCATATATAAAAGAAACGAATACTTTATCCTATGTGAAGACTTGGCTTGCTAATATTCCTTCACATAAGGAGTTTGATATATTAATTCGCCTTACTGATGAAGGGCTTATGCACCAATACAGTTCATTCCTCATTCGCTACGCTTATAAAAAATTCCCAAATATGAGAACGCTCTCTTTATATTGTGATGAGTTAATTGATGAGCGAAAAATCCTTGAAGCAGAACAGTTGTTAAAAGACTCTTTAGAAGAGGCAGATAAAGAAGAAATAGATGACGATTTTTTAGCGAAAACATATTTTACTTTAGTACGATGTTTATTAGAAATGAAACGAAATGAAGAAGCGCTCATTTATATGCAAAAAGCAGAGGAGTACAGTACACGTGCGGTCTTTGATAAATGGGGCTACGTCTATATGCATACAGGTGAATGGGAGAAAGCAGAAGAACAATTTTTAGCTGGAAAGCAGCATAAAGATTGTGAAGAACTATCTACCTACTTATTATCACAGTTATATGCGAATAAAGGGGAACAAAAACATGCATTACAGTTAATTGATGATGCGATTGTAAAGTTTCCACAAGTACCATATTTTCATTTTGAAAAGGTAAAGTATTTATTAGATTTAGCGAAATATGAAGAGATGTTAGAGGTAATAGATAATATTAATAGTACGCTTCCTTATCATGCTTATGAAACTTACTTTGTACATTTACGTGCAGAAGCGTTGTACAAAATGAATAAACTTGTAGATTTACAACAGTTATTAAAAGAAGAAAAAAGTTTAAAAGGCTCTTTATATCATAATTTAGAAAAAAATCCAGATGGAAAAAAGGTTCACCTGCCGATAGTTCCAATTGTACAAAAGGATAATTATTGTGTTCCGACAAGTTTAGAAATGATGTTGCAGCTATGGGGAGAAAAACGTACACAAGATGAAATAGCAGAGTTTATTTTTGATATGACAGGCTCAAAGTTTTCCGATACGGTCTCTTATATTGAAGAGTTAGGCTATGAATATCGTTATTTTAAAGGGAATGAGGAAATTTATAAGATATTACTCGACCGAAAGATCCCCGTTTTATTAAGTATAGACATCGAACATGCTTCACATGTGCAAGTGCTATCAGGATATGATGATACGTTACAAGCTTTTTATGTTCAAGATCCAAACTTTATAGAACCAGTTCTTGTGGAATATAGTAAATTGCAAGAGAAATATCGTTATACAGGTTGTTTGGCGATCACGTTTGTTCCGAAAGAAAAGAAGGAAAAACTAGCATTTTTAAGTGAAGAAGAGAATCATTATTTTAAATCCATTTTCTCTCTTACAGATCATTTAGATGAACAAGATAAAGAGGGAATTAATAACTTAGTACAATTTTTAAAAGAGACGAGTGATAATCGGAATACGTGGTTATATACGATGAAACATTTAGATGTTGAAGTAGATAAAGAATTTATTTTATATTGTATAGAAAAGTTAATGGAAAAGTTTCCGAACTCGGATTTTGTTAAATTGCATGGTGCACAGTGCTTTATTCGTCTTCAAGAAATGGAGAAAGCTGAGCAAATGCTGGCAAGTGTTGAGAAGAAAAATAATCGTGCTTTATATCATTTGATAAATGGAAGATATGCATTTGAACAGGAAAGTTATATAGAAGCGATTACAAGTTTTCGTTCCTCATTACAATTGGACGCAGATCAGCCGATCGCCTGGAGTTTCCTTGCGTTATCTTATATGTATATCGATCAATCTGAAAATGCGTTGCAGTTTTCTCAAGTAGCTGTAGAACGTAGTCCAGAAAGGTTCACTTTAACGAATCACGGTTTAATATTAATAGATTTAGAAAGATATGAAGAAGCATATGAAATCTTTAATAATTTGTTAAGAGAATATAAAAATGAGGCGCATGTATGGTATGAACGAGCGAGATGTGCGCATCAATTAGGGAAATTACATTTAGCGATAAAAGGACTTAAAGTGGCGATTCAGTTAGATAGTAATGCGCCTTACATTTATACGAAACTTTCAGAGATCTATGAATCTGATTTGAAGGATGAGAAAAGCACAAAAGAAATTTTATTAAAAGGTATTGAGAATTGTGATGATAAGGCGTCTCTATATGTAAGATTAGGTGATTATCATTTTCAAAATGATAGTCTGGAAGAAGCAGAAACATTATATAAGCGTGCTTTAGAAGAAGATAATGAAGATGTTTATTCTCATTTCGGACTTACGCAAGTTTATATGGCAAAAGAGCGATATGATGAAGCGAAAGAATATATTCTTGGTCTCGAAACACAAATTGAAAAGAGCCAAGATTTCCTTATGAATGCAGGAATGGTTTTATGGGATGCAGAGGTTGAACTTGGTGGAAATGAAGATGGGTTTAAAGTAGCATTGTCTAAGTTAGAGAGTGGTATAAAGCAGAGTGAATATAATGTAGCAAGTGCGTTAGATGAATATGTGAATCGAATTAAAGGAACTGTATTTGTACAACGAGGTATAGCATTCTTAAGAACGTTACAAAAAGAAAGAAATGAAGTAAGTGAATACAGTTGTTATGCAGGTATTTTACATGAATCTATTGGACAGTATGGCCAAGCGATGAAAAGATATAATAAAGCAATAGAACAAAAGAAAACGGCATTGCCATATTACCGAATTGGTGAAACACTTATGGCATTAGGACAATTGACAGAAGCAAAACAAGCGTATGAAACATGTTTAGAGCTTGATGAAAACTTTTTAGGTGTACATTTACAACTAGCAGAAATATACGAAAAAGAAGAAGACCGTTTCAAAGAACAAATTCATATGGTTCAGGCGATGAAAGAAGAGCCTTTGTATATAAATATGGAATATTTGGCACAGCTTTCAGTAGAAATAAATCTTCAAGAAGAGTTGCTAAAGGAATTAGAACATCTAGCAGGCGAAGTACCCGAAATATGGCGCTTAGATGCGATTGCGTATGTGTATGGAGCGATGGATGAAATAGATAAAGAACAAGCACAGATTGAAGAAGCGCTACAATTAGATAGTGAGCATGCAGAAGTTCTATATCATTATGTAAAAGTATTAGTGAAAAAAAGAGATGCAAAAGCGATTGAAGTTGCAATGAAAGTAATACAAAAAGATGTAAATAATGAACGTATATTTGATGTTTATGTAAAAGCGGTAGAACAACATAAGAAATTGTCTAACATCCGGGATTTTCTTCATACATTAAAAGTGAAAAAAGCAGAAAGAAGTACAGCATTCATGTGTGCAGCAGCTGCGGTTACGGAAAGATGGATTGAACGTCAACAAAATGAACAACCGAAAAAATCTATATTTACGAGAGCTTTTTATCGTATGAAAAACCGGGCAAAAGAAATTTCAATGGTTACAACAATTATTGAGTTATATGAAATCTCATTAAAGTTAAATCCAAAAAATAGTATGGCAGCACAACGATTTGGATTATTTTACGAAAATGTATCGATGAATAAAGAAGCGATAGATGTTCTGCAAACATCGTTAGAAAATAAATGGGATTATGAGGTAGCGAAGCAACTTGTAAATCTTTTCATTGAGTGTGAGGACGAAGATTTGTTACAAGATGCTGTAGAGTTAATGAAGCAATTAGTTCGAGAGCTACCGGATGATTATGATACGCTTCTTATACAAGCGCAAGTATTCTTGAAAGTTGGGGAAGAAGGAAAAGCAGAAAAAATATGCTTACAATTAACGGAGAAAACACCGTTTGTAAGTAGAGGATTCCTTGCTTTAGGAGAAATATACCAAAGTCAAGAGAGATATGAAGAGGCAATTCAGTTATTAGAAGATGCTTCTATACATCATCCAAATGATACGGCAATTCTTCTCTCATTAGCATCTTCATATCATAGTGCCGGCCAAACGATAAAGGCAGAAAAAATAACAAGTGAAGTAGTAACAATGGATACGAGTGATCTGTTAGCAAGATATGATCATGCTTGTTATTTAGCGTTATTAAATAGAAATGCAGAGGCGAAAGAAGAGCTTGAACATGTACTTCGTGAGGATGAATCTGGATTTTTTGCTGAACTTATCGAAGAAGATGAAGATCTAGCAAGACTGAGAGAGTTTGAAAAGTAA
- the ileS gene encoding isoleucine--tRNA ligase produces the protein MKKVDVKESAVGRETRIRKQWNEQSIFEQSIQNREGAQSFVFYEGPPTANGLPHVGHALGRAIKDLVARYKTMAGFKVVRKAGWDTHGLPVELGVEKQLGISGKHEIEEYGIEPFIKKCKESVFTYEKQWREFTESIGYWVDMDDPYVTLENPYIESVWHILGTIHEKGLLYKGHRVSPYCPSCQTSLSSHEVAQGYKTVKDLSATVKFKVENSENEYFLGWTTTPWTLPANVALAVHSNMEYVKAKQEGHVYIVAKERVQEVLKENYEVLSVHKGEELVNTFYTAPFPMKEVTNGYRVIAADFVTADSGTGLVHIAPAYGEDDYRVVQSEGLSFLHVVDGKGEYTDAVPFLKGKFVKDCDVDIVRYLAKEGLLYHKEKYEHSYPHCWRCDSPLLYYAGESWLIRTTAIKDTFLKNNDSVTWYPDHMKHGRFGKFLENMVDWNISRNRYWGTPLNVWECESCDHQFAPKSIAELRKHSKKETPEDLELHKPYVDEVQVCCGKCGGTMNRTPEVIDVWFDSGSMPFAQYHYPFENKDLFEEQFPADVIAEGIDQTRGWFYSLLAVSALYTGKVPYKRVLSLGHVLDEEGQKMSKSKGNALDPVDLVEKFGADALRWALLVDSAPWNAKRFSERTVLEAKSKFVDTLVNVYSFYVLYANLDEYNPKETYDVKLTKLDEWVLSRLHSTTKKVRTALDEYQFTNAAREIAALVDEVSNWYVRRSRNRFWESGMNAEKASAYETLHEVLVTISKLIAPFTPFVAEDIHLNLEGSSVHLADYPVVNESLLQPKLEAEMDAVLQVVELGRSNRNQHSLKVKQPLAELVLLEHKENDIDWESYRDIVMDELNVKAFHVELDETKYTSYQLKLNFKTAGPKFGKNVNAVNGWLKQLSQEEVQKFVSTERAVYEATSGEEVVVTAEDVLVEKVAKSGFSNTTNGQYTVMLDTNVTEELLQEGVAREFIRAVQEYRKQLNLPVNLRVDVILDAEEELQQTLTNHKHLLEENLLVKQFTFGHLTNEDDELSLGETKLRIKLSEAN, from the coding sequence ATGAAGAAAGTAGATGTAAAAGAGTCAGCTGTAGGGAGAGAAACACGTATTCGTAAGCAGTGGAACGAACAGAGCATTTTTGAACAATCAATTCAGAATCGAGAAGGCGCGCAATCGTTTGTGTTTTATGAAGGACCACCAACGGCGAACGGTTTACCACACGTCGGCCATGCACTTGGTCGGGCAATTAAAGATTTAGTAGCAAGATATAAAACGATGGCCGGTTTTAAAGTAGTAAGAAAAGCAGGATGGGATACACACGGTTTACCTGTAGAATTAGGTGTTGAGAAGCAACTTGGTATTTCTGGTAAACATGAAATCGAAGAGTACGGAATTGAGCCATTTATTAAGAAGTGTAAAGAGAGTGTATTCACATATGAAAAGCAGTGGCGTGAGTTCACTGAAAGTATCGGTTATTGGGTAGATATGGATGATCCATACGTTACTTTAGAAAATCCATATATCGAAAGTGTATGGCATATTTTAGGGACGATTCATGAAAAAGGCTTGTTATATAAAGGGCATAGAGTTTCACCGTACTGCCCAAGCTGTCAAACCTCTCTCAGTTCACATGAAGTTGCACAAGGGTATAAAACAGTAAAAGATTTAAGTGCAACAGTTAAGTTTAAAGTGGAAAATAGTGAAAATGAGTATTTCTTAGGTTGGACGACAACACCATGGACACTTCCAGCAAATGTTGCACTTGCTGTACATTCAAATATGGAATACGTTAAAGCGAAACAAGAAGGTCATGTATACATTGTTGCGAAAGAACGTGTACAAGAAGTATTAAAAGAAAACTATGAAGTATTATCTGTTCATAAAGGTGAAGAATTAGTAAATACATTTTACACAGCACCATTTCCAATGAAAGAAGTGACAAATGGTTACCGTGTTATTGCAGCGGATTTTGTAACGGCAGATAGTGGTACTGGACTCGTTCATATTGCTCCAGCATATGGGGAAGATGATTATAGAGTTGTTCAAAGTGAAGGATTGTCGTTCCTACATGTTGTAGATGGAAAAGGTGAGTATACAGATGCAGTACCATTTTTGAAAGGTAAATTTGTAAAAGATTGTGACGTTGATATCGTTCGTTATTTGGCGAAGGAAGGTTTGCTATATCATAAAGAAAAATATGAACATAGTTATCCGCATTGCTGGCGTTGTGATTCACCACTTCTTTATTATGCAGGAGAAAGTTGGTTAATCCGAACAACTGCAATTAAAGATACATTTTTAAAAAATAATGATTCTGTTACTTGGTATCCGGATCATATGAAACATGGACGTTTTGGTAAGTTTTTAGAAAATATGGTTGACTGGAATATTAGCCGAAATAGATATTGGGGAACACCATTAAACGTATGGGAATGCGAAAGTTGCGATCATCAGTTCGCACCGAAAAGCATTGCTGAATTAAGAAAGCATAGTAAGAAAGAAACACCTGAAGATTTAGAATTGCATAAGCCGTATGTAGATGAAGTGCAAGTCTGCTGCGGGAAATGCGGAGGCACAATGAATCGCACACCAGAAGTAATCGATGTTTGGTTTGATAGTGGTTCTATGCCATTTGCACAATATCATTACCCATTTGAAAATAAAGATTTATTTGAAGAGCAGTTTCCAGCGGATGTTATTGCAGAAGGAATTGATCAAACACGCGGCTGGTTTTATAGTTTATTAGCAGTATCAGCACTATATACAGGCAAAGTGCCGTATAAACGAGTGTTATCACTAGGGCATGTTTTAGATGAAGAAGGACAAAAAATGTCTAAAAGTAAAGGCAATGCACTAGATCCAGTTGATTTAGTAGAGAAGTTTGGTGCAGATGCGCTAAGATGGGCTTTACTCGTTGATAGTGCCCCGTGGAATGCGAAGCGTTTTTCTGAAAGAACAGTACTGGAAGCGAAATCTAAATTTGTAGATACATTAGTCAATGTGTATAGCTTCTACGTTTTATATGCAAATTTAGATGAGTATAATCCGAAAGAAACGTATGACGTAAAGCTTACGAAATTAGACGAATGGGTATTATCAAGATTGCATAGTACAACGAAAAAAGTGAGAACAGCACTTGATGAGTATCAATTTACGAATGCAGCTCGTGAAATTGCAGCACTTGTAGATGAAGTGAGTAACTGGTATGTAAGACGCTCACGTAATCGTTTCTGGGAATCTGGTATGAACGCTGAAAAAGCATCTGCCTATGAGACACTTCATGAAGTGCTTGTAACAATTAGTAAATTAATTGCACCATTTACACCGTTTGTCGCGGAAGACATTCATCTGAATTTAGAAGGAAGTAGCGTTCATTTAGCGGATTATCCAGTTGTAAATGAATCACTACTTCAGCCGAAATTAGAAGCGGAAATGGATGCTGTTTTACAAGTTGTCGAACTTGGAAGAAGTAACCGTAATCAGCATTCTTTAAAAGTAAAACAGCCGTTAGCTGAGCTTGTATTACTTGAGCATAAAGAGAATGATATCGATTGGGAATCTTATCGCGATATTGTAATGGATGAGCTAAATGTGAAAGCATTCCATGTTGAACTGGATGAAACGAAGTATACATCATATCAATTGAAGCTCAATTTTAAAACAGCAGGGCCGAAGTTCGGTAAAAATGTGAATGCAGTAAACGGCTGGTTAAAACAATTATCACAAGAAGAAGTACAAAAATTTGTATCAACAGAAAGAGCAGTTTACGAAGCAACATCAGGAGAAGAAGTGGTTGTAACCGCTGAAGATGTGTTAGTTGAGAAAGTTGCAAAATCAGGATTCTCTAATACGACTAACGGACAATATACGGTTATGTTAGATACGAATGTAACGGAAGAATTGTTACAAGAAGGAGTAGCTCGTGAATTCATTCGTGCGGTTCAAGAATATCGTAAGCAGTTGAATTTACCAGTTAACTTACGAGTTGATGTGATTCTTGATGCAGAGGAAGAACTACAGCAAACGTTAACGAATCATAAACATCTATTGGAAGAAAACTTACTCGTCAAGCAATTTACATTTGGCCACTTAACGAATGAAGACGACGAGCTTTCTTTAGGGGAGACAAAACTCCGAATTAAGTTAAGCGAGGCTAATTAA
- a CDS encoding M36 family metallopeptidase: protein MLNKKMVAMAMTVPLVMGTISTVSALEKKQVKVEAYSPQKKAVEYLKGNANQYGLKPDLSDLQYISTTETSVASYVRFQQVVNGAPVFSKQITVTLNGEGKGVLAVSDYQPVTGVKEVTTKISEKDAIQKSMAYVGEASEQNLWAPTEKEFGYIVEEGVALPVYKVVVHSNNPFGAWETFIDAENGKLIKKVDINRKAEGSGKVFLPNPVVSSGSKVGLKDNNDADSTALTNQLKTVTLKGLDGTGFLIGEYVTISSKAMTKSTNLQFNYTRANDSFEDVMSYYHIDTLQRYIQGLGFKNINNRSIKVNVNGTTDDNSFYSPSTKALTFGTGGVDDAEDAGIIAHEYGHSIQDNQVPGFGSSPEGGAMGEGFGDFLGATYEDAVSTTGYGKACVGEWDATAYSSSDPTCLRRLDTNKVYPKDITNEVHDDGEIWAQGQYEMAQAFGRDVATKIILQSHWSLTPNAKFRDGAKAIKQADALLYGGQHAADIDRIWAARGISTN from the coding sequence ATGTTAAACAAAAAAATGGTGGCAATGGCAATGACTGTACCATTAGTAATGGGGACGATTTCTACAGTTTCCGCATTGGAAAAGAAGCAAGTAAAGGTAGAAGCTTATTCACCACAGAAAAAAGCAGTTGAATATTTAAAAGGGAATGCCAATCAGTATGGATTAAAGCCCGATCTTTCAGACTTGCAATATATTTCTACAACAGAAACGTCAGTAGCTTCATATGTTAGGTTCCAACAAGTAGTAAATGGCGCGCCTGTATTTTCAAAACAAATTACGGTTACTCTTAACGGAGAGGGAAAAGGAGTACTTGCTGTTTCTGATTATCAACCTGTTACAGGTGTGAAAGAAGTAACGACAAAAATTAGTGAAAAAGATGCAATACAAAAATCAATGGCGTATGTTGGAGAAGCGAGTGAGCAAAACTTATGGGCTCCTACAGAAAAAGAATTCGGATATATTGTAGAAGAAGGTGTCGCTCTTCCAGTATATAAAGTGGTAGTCCATTCTAATAATCCATTCGGTGCATGGGAAACATTCATTGATGCAGAAAATGGAAAGTTAATTAAAAAGGTTGATATAAACCGAAAAGCTGAAGGGTCAGGAAAAGTATTTTTACCTAACCCGGTCGTATCTAGCGGTAGTAAAGTAGGATTAAAAGATAATAATGATGCAGATTCAACAGCTCTAACGAACCAATTGAAGACTGTTACGTTAAAAGGTTTAGATGGAACAGGATTTTTAATTGGAGAGTATGTAACGATTTCTTCAAAAGCGATGACGAAATCTACAAACTTACAATTTAACTATACACGTGCAAATGATAGCTTTGAAGATGTTATGTCGTATTATCATATCGATACATTGCAGCGCTATATTCAAGGACTAGGCTTTAAAAATATTAATAATCGTTCGATTAAAGTAAATGTTAATGGTACAACGGATGATAACTCATTCTATTCTCCATCAACGAAAGCTTTAACTTTCGGTACTGGCGGAGTTGATGATGCAGAAGATGCTGGTATTATCGCGCATGAATACGGCCATTCAATTCAAGACAATCAAGTGCCTGGATTCGGTAGCTCACCAGAAGGTGGAGCAATGGGAGAAGGATTTGGTGATTTCTTAGGTGCTACTTATGAAGATGCAGTGTCGACTACAGGGTACGGAAAAGCATGTGTTGGAGAATGGGATGCGACAGCTTATTCTAGTTCGGATCCAACATGCTTACGCCGATTAGATACGAATAAAGTATATCCGAAAGATATTACGAATGAAGTACATGATGATGGGGAAATTTGGGCTCAAGGACAATACGAAATGGCACAAGCTTTTGGCCGTGATGTAGCAACAAAAATTATTTTACAATCACATTGGTCATTAACGCCAAATGCTAAATTCCGTGATGGAGCAAAAGCAATTAAGCAAGCGGATGCTCTTCTATATGGCGGACAACATGCTGCTGATATCGATCGTATTTGGGCAGCAAGAGGAATTAGTACGAATTAA
- the aspS gene encoding aspartate--tRNA(Asn) ligase has product MGQIMKRSLTQASTEHVGKVVLLQGWVKKIRHLGNVSFLLLRDRKGVIQCVLENKLAGYKVDVESVVQIVGEIVETSKTELGVEVLAHEVKVLNGAEQLPFELNKKKLQVGLDQLLNERVLSLRHERTAAIFKVKATLAQSFSDYLTENDFIRIFTPKIVSQGAEGGANVFKLPYFQKEAYLAQSPQFYKQMTVAGGLERVFEIAPVYRAEHHNSSRHLNEYISLDVELGFIDDFHEVMQLETDVLRYMFQQVGETCEKELQQLQIEVPVITEIPKITLSEAQEILKSKYRKESPIGDLDTEGEKLLGKYVKETYNSEFVFITHYPKEARPMYTMPNNENPSITDSFDLLYKGLEITSGAQRIHNYDLLLASFKEKGLHPEKFQSYLNTFRYGCPPHGGFGIGLERIVYKLLELTNVREASAFPRDCTRLTP; this is encoded by the coding sequence ATGGGGCAAATAATGAAGCGTTCACTCACTCAAGCGAGTACAGAGCATGTTGGAAAAGTGGTACTCTTACAAGGGTGGGTAAAAAAGATCCGTCATCTAGGTAATGTTAGTTTTTTATTATTACGGGACCGAAAGGGAGTTATTCAATGTGTATTAGAAAACAAGTTAGCTGGATACAAGGTTGATGTAGAAAGTGTCGTTCAAATAGTTGGTGAAATTGTAGAGACTTCGAAAACAGAATTAGGGGTTGAAGTACTTGCTCATGAAGTGAAAGTATTAAATGGTGCAGAACAACTTCCATTTGAATTAAATAAAAAGAAATTACAAGTTGGTTTAGATCAACTATTGAATGAACGAGTATTATCGTTAAGACATGAGCGAACCGCGGCGATATTTAAAGTGAAAGCTACACTCGCTCAAAGTTTTAGTGACTATTTAACAGAGAACGATTTCATACGTATATTTACGCCGAAAATTGTTTCACAAGGGGCAGAAGGAGGAGCGAATGTTTTTAAGCTTCCATATTTCCAAAAAGAAGCTTATTTAGCTCAATCACCACAGTTTTATAAACAAATGACGGTAGCGGGAGGATTGGAACGTGTTTTTGAAATTGCACCTGTTTACAGAGCGGAACATCACAACTCTTCCCGTCATTTGAATGAATATATATCGTTAGACGTAGAGCTTGGATTTATCGATGATTTTCATGAAGTGATGCAATTAGAAACGGATGTTTTACGATATATGTTTCAGCAAGTAGGAGAAACATGTGAGAAAGAACTACAACAATTACAAATAGAAGTACCTGTCATTACTGAAATACCGAAAATTACATTGTCAGAAGCACAAGAGATTTTGAAAAGTAAGTACCGGAAAGAATCACCGATTGGAGATTTAGATACAGAAGGTGAAAAGTTACTAGGGAAATATGTGAAAGAAACATATAATAGTGAATTTGTTTTCATTACACATTATCCGAAAGAAGCGAGACCGATGTATACGATGCCGAATAACGAGAATCCATCTATTACTGATTCGTTCGACTTACTATATAAAGGATTAGAAATAACATCAGGAGCACAGCGAATTCATAATTATGATCTATTACTCGCATCTTTTAAAGAAAAAGGATTACACCCAGAGAAATTTCAATCTTATTTAAATACATTCCGATACGGTTGTCCACCGCATGGCGGTTTCGGCATTGGGCTAGAAAGGATTGTATATAAACTTTTAGAATTAACGAACGTACGAGAGGCGAGTGCTTTTCCGAGAGATTGTACACGTCTTACACCATAA